A genomic region of Lytechinus pictus isolate F3 Inbred chromosome 2, Lp3.0, whole genome shotgun sequence contains the following coding sequences:
- the LOC129278782 gene encoding uncharacterized protein LOC129278782, with the protein MDTVSEECDIGVRCMDDDDKALRGRKRTRVHFVDGSSDSSCASIPSLSVKKRKKNKSSRELASILRMKCCKNYCLHKVSRREAAACRNKFLEKAKWEQRKWILEYLLEHHEASGNLILIRFSIGVTEICQRGWRLALGISRTRLWQINSHFQDGLKAYLPPNQHRRGMQSRAVASSLIWLDRFSRRFGDKLPAQDKIHLPSCLTRASVHQIMKEELEDLGEEVCCKEHFYRIWKKEMSHLTIPKVNRFSKCDICTQLKQSIERTNDKQARKALQQQREDHLTQQKTERMKYYKHAQKARQHPEKYISIIIDGMDQQSTSIPKFYRTAKSISSAWRLPSHVTGTIVHGRGQHMFVDNKEYPHDSNLTANILLQVLNKYANSLPDTLYLQMDNCGRENKNQCLLALCALLVELNVFKKVKLCFLMKGHTHEDIDQLFSRISTHTSKHNIPTLSSLLHHIPLSYKKPNTTAERIHIIYNIRDWLETHINKPSHHSLPHQFKITKIQGHAIINTKKWSSSPFWTATTGASYILKEHPPGLPEVVSRKIEELHLDRLRRDMVKYRPYLNDSEHQEWLQLLHSFGAEDGSLQTWILLDILMSKDAIAADEQNAINSDIYLSNDEQDPIPPVNLGRKTSQKKQPMVPDIGQMMCVFLEEYRNEWPQVGKITALHEDSATLHWFTGTTTSNWTALDTPSRGLNGGGEPYISTVLKSSFITGSFTLTPQGKLPQDIQRQLREKREELYS; encoded by the exons ATGGATACAGTTAGTGAAGAATGTGACATTGGAGTAAGGTgcatggatgatgatgataaag CTCTCCGAGGTAGAAAACGCACCCGTGTACATTTTGTTGATGGCAGTTCTGATTCATCTTGTGCAAGTATTCCTTCATTGAGTGTTAAGAAAAGAA AAAAAAACAAGTCCAGTCGAGAGTtagcatcaatattaagaatgAAATGCTGCAAAAACTATTGTCTACACAAAGTTTCCAGAAGAGAAGCAGCCGCCTGTAGGAATAAATTCCTAGAGAAAGCAAAATGGGAGCAGAGGAAATGGATTTTGGAATACCTCTTGGAACATCATGAAGCATCTGGGAACCTGATCTTAATCAGATTCAGTATTGGGGTGACAGAAATTTGTCAGCGTGGATGGCGATTAGCCTTAGGAATCTCCAGGACAAGGCTTTGGCAGATAAATTCCCATTTCCAAG ATGGACTAAAGGCATATCTTCCCCCAAACCAACACAGACGAGGCATGCAGTCAAGAGCAGTTGCTTCCTCTTTGATATGGTTAGACAGATTCTCCCGCAGATTCGGAGATAAACTGCCAGCTCAAGACAAGATTCACTTGCCGTCTTGCCTGACACGTGCCAGTGTGCATCAGATCATGAAAGAGGAGCTGGAGGACCTTGGAGAAGAAGTTTGCTGTAAAGAACATTTCTATCGAAtatggaaaaaagaaatgtcACATTTGACTATCCCAAAG GTGAACAGGTTTTCAAAATGTGATATCTGTACTCAACTTAAGCAAAGCATCGAAAGAACCAATGACAAACAAGCGAGGAAAGCCCTCCAGCAACAAAGGGAGGATCATCTTACTCAACAAAA AACTGAAAGAATGAAGTACTACAAACATGCACAAAAAGCAAGACAACATCCAGAGAAGtacatcagcatcatcatcgatGGAATGGACCAGCAATCCACCAGCATTCCGAAATTTTACCGAACAGCCAAATCAATTTCATCAGCATGGAGACTCCCATCGCATGTAACTGGGACAATAGTTCATGGGCGGGGACAACACATGTTTGTCGACAACAAAGAGTATCCCCACGACTCCAACCTCACTGCGAACATTCTTCTTCaagttttaaataaatatgCTAATTCTCTTCCTGACACACTATACCTCCAAATGGATAACTGCGGGAGGGAGAACAAAAATCAATGTCTTCTTGCTTTGTGTGCTCTTCTTGTGGAACTCAACGTGTTCAAAAAG GTCAAATTGTGCTTCCTAATGAAAGGGCACACCCACGAGGACATTGATCAGCTGTTCAGTAGGATATCTACACATACATCAAAACATAACATTCCCACACTTTCATCTTTACTACATCATATTCCACTTTCATACAAGAAGCCAAACACAACAGCAGAAAGGATACACATCATATATAACATTAGGGACTGGCTTGAAACACACATAAATAAACCATCACATCATAGCCTGCCACATCaatttaaaataacaaaaattcaaGGACATGCCATCATAAACACCAAAAAATGGAGCAGTAGTCCATTCTGGACAGCAACAACAGGTGCCAGTTATATACTGAAAGAGCATCCCCCTGGATTGCCAGAAGTTGTTTCAAGGAAAATTGAAGAACTTCATCTTGATCGTCTACGTAGAGACATGGTGAAGTATCGTCCCTACCTTAATGACTCCGAGCATCAAGAGTGGCTGCAACTGCTTCATTCTTTTGGTGCAGAAGATG GCTCACTCCAAACTTGGATACTGCTAGACATTTTGATGTCTAAGGATGCCATTGCTGCTGATGAACAGAATGCTATCAATTCAGACATCTATTTATCCAATGATGAGCAGGACCCAATCCCTCCA GTCAATCTTGGACGTAAGACTTCACAGAAGAAACAACCTATGGTTCCTGATATTGGGCAGATGATGTGCGTCTTCCTTGAAGAATATCGCAATGAATGGCCGCAAGTTGGCAAAATAACAGCACTGCATGAAGATTCTGCAACTCTGCATTGGTTTACAGGCACAACAACATCGAATTGGACAGCATTAGATACACCTAGCAGGGGACTAAATGGAGGCGGTGAACCATATATTTCCACTGTTTTGAAATCTTCGTTTATTACAGGTTCATTCACCTTAACACCTCAAGGCAAATTACCACAGGATATCCAGCGCCAATTACGTGAGAAAAGAGAGGAATTGTACAGTTAG